In Urechidicola croceus, a single window of DNA contains:
- a CDS encoding fasciclin domain-containing protein, which translates to MKKMSALKNVAFLILLIVIGYACNDDDDPIIIPDPLTIVDTAIATPDLSNLVAALQAADGDLVSVLNGNGPFTVLAPTNSAFETFLSANGFASLNDVPTDVLSQILLNHVISGSVTSTDLTAAGSGYSKTNADGAAGQKIDIYFNTTNGVIFNGISTVTSADISASNGIVHIVDTVIGLPTIVTHAVANPNLSSLVGALTTGGNTTFTDLLSSDGPFTVFAPTNDAFTNFTNPRSNDLNAILSNHVVVGASALSTGLSNGYVKTAATFDNTDSNLSLYINTDNGVVLNGISTVAAADIIATNGVIHVVDKVIDLPNIVDFTLADPTFETLVAALTRDDLTFDYVTTLSTPLDTSPAPFTVFAPTNTAFGDLLTELGVGSLADIAEPTLKATLDHHAVAGANVLSTMLTDNMTVVTLGGDITANVTGGATLTDANGRISSITAIDIQAANGVIHEINKVILPPL; encoded by the coding sequence ATGAAAAAAATGTCAGCTTTAAAAAATGTAGCATTCCTTATCTTACTTATTGTAATTGGATATGCTTGTAATGATGATGATGATCCAATTATCATCCCTGATCCTTTAACTATTGTTGATACTGCAATAGCAACTCCAGATTTAAGTAATTTAGTTGCAGCACTTCAAGCAGCTGATGGTGATTTAGTATCAGTTTTAAATGGTAATGGGCCATTTACTGTCCTAGCCCCTACAAACTCAGCATTTGAAACATTTTTAAGTGCAAATGGTTTTGCAAGTTTAAATGATGTTCCTACAGATGTACTATCACAAATATTATTGAACCATGTTATAAGTGGTTCAGTAACTTCAACTGATTTAACAGCTGCTGGTAGCGGATATAGTAAAACAAATGCTGATGGTGCTGCTGGACAAAAAATAGATATATACTTTAACACGACTAACGGTGTAATATTTAACGGTATTTCAACTGTAACAAGTGCAGATATTTCAGCTTCAAACGGTATAGTACATATTGTAGATACTGTAATTGGATTACCTACAATTGTAACACATGCAGTAGCAAACCCAAATTTATCAAGTTTAGTTGGGGCTTTAACAACAGGAGGAAATACAACATTCACAGATTTATTATCTAGTGATGGCCCATTTACAGTATTTGCACCTACAAATGATGCTTTTACAAATTTTACAAATCCAAGAAGTAATGATTTGAATGCAATACTTTCAAATCATGTAGTTGTTGGTGCCTCTGCTTTATCGACTGGTTTATCAAACGGGTATGTAAAAACAGCCGCTACATTTGATAATACCGACAGTAATTTAAGCCTCTATATTAACACTGACAATGGTGTAGTATTAAATGGAATATCTACCGTGGCTGCAGCTGATATTATTGCTACAAACGGTGTAATACATGTTGTTGATAAAGTCATAGATTTACCAAATATTGTTGATTTTACTTTGGCAGACCCAACTTTTGAAACATTGGTGGCTGCTCTAACAAGAGATGATTTAACATTTGACTATGTTACAACGCTTTCAACACCTTTGGATACATCTCCTGCACCATTTACAGTTTTTGCACCAACTAATACAGCATTTGGTGATTTATTAACAGAATTAGGTGTCGGATCTTTAGCTGACATTGCCGAACCAACATTGAAAGCTACTTTAGATCACCATGCTGTTGCTGGTGCTAATGTTTTATCAACTATGTTAACAGATAATATGACTGTTGTCACTCTTGGTGGAGATATTACTGCAAATGTCACAGGTGGTGCAACTTTAACTGACGCAAATGGCAGAATTAGTTCTATAACGGCAATAGATATACAAGCCGCTAATGGTGTAATACATGAGATAAACAAAGTGATTTTACCTCCACTATAA
- a CDS encoding toxin-antitoxin system YwqK family antitoxin has translation MKKYIFTIIALTFIGVQLNAQELINQVNSNGERIGKWKKYYKNKRIRYEGQFENGKEVGVFKFYSASSSDYPIVIKTFNNGEASVQFFTELGVIESEGKMIDKERIGTWLYYHKDGKSLMVEENYINGKLSGESKVFYPNGKLTKIVHYENGILNGNMKRFSEDSIIIEDVTYTDGELHGEAIFYDKEGNVKEKGVYEHDLKVGFWEYYSGGELTKSTEIKNIPTD, from the coding sequence ATGAAAAAATACATATTTACAATTATTGCTTTGACTTTTATTGGCGTGCAATTAAATGCACAAGAATTAATAAATCAAGTAAATTCTAATGGTGAACGAATAGGTAAATGGAAAAAGTATTATAAAAATAAGAGAATTAGATACGAAGGTCAATTCGAAAATGGTAAAGAAGTAGGGGTTTTTAAGTTTTATTCTGCTAGTTCTTCTGATTATCCAATAGTTATAAAGACTTTTAATAATGGAGAAGCCAGTGTTCAGTTTTTTACAGAATTAGGTGTTATAGAAAGTGAGGGTAAAATGATTGATAAAGAACGGATAGGTACGTGGCTTTATTATCATAAAGATGGCAAATCACTTATGGTAGAAGAAAATTATATCAATGGAAAGTTAAGTGGTGAAAGTAAAGTATTTTATCCAAATGGTAAATTGACTAAAATAGTTCATTATGAAAATGGTATATTAAATGGAAATATGAAACGATTTTCTGAAGATAGTATTATTATAGAAGATGTTACGTATACAGATGGAGAATTACATGGTGAGGCTATTTTTTATGATAAGGAAGGAAATGTAAAAGAAAAAGGAGTGTATGAGCACGATTTAAAAGTTGGTTTTTGGGAATATTATTCTGGTGGTGAACTCACAAAGTCAACAGAAATTAAAAATATTCCAACAGATTAG
- a CDS encoding heme-binding domain-containing protein codes for MIRKILFLLAIVFIAIQFIPVDLNNSTDITNTDFIVAEKPPTDIALVLKNSCYDCHSNTTRYPWYDRIAPVSWWVAEHIEHGKKDLNFSEWTTFSDKKKKHKLEEIVEMVEEEKMPIKSYLIMHGDTKLTTEQVVELKNWIATIK; via the coding sequence ATGATTCGTAAAATTTTATTCCTTTTGGCTATTGTATTTATAGCAATTCAATTCATACCTGTTGATTTAAATAATTCAACTGATATTACAAATACAGATTTTATTGTTGCCGAAAAGCCACCAACTGATATTGCGCTAGTCTTAAAAAATTCATGTTATGATTGTCATTCAAATACTACTAGATACCCTTGGTACGATAGGATTGCGCCGGTTTCATGGTGGGTTGCAGAGCATATTGAACATGGCAAAAAAGATTTAAATTTTTCAGAATGGACAACTTTTTCTGATAAAAAGAAGAAACATAAATTAGAAGAGATTGTAGAAATGGTTGAAGAGGAAAAAATGCCAATAAAAAGTTATTTAATCATGCATGGAGATACTAAATTAACAACTGAGCAAGTAGTAGAACTAAAAAACTGGATTGCTACAATAAAATAG
- the purB gene encoding adenylosuccinate lyase, with the protein MNLNTLNAISPIDGRYRSKVESLAPYFSEYALIKYRVKVEIEYFISLCEVPLPQLTKFNKKLYPSLRKIYQDFTEKDALKIKDIEKITNHDVKAVEYFIKEKFDKLDLKDSKEFIHFGLTSQDINNTAIPMSLKDALNEVYYNHLEKLVQRLEELSQDWKDVSMLARTHGQPASPTRLGKELYVFVERINQQLKGLKTIPHASKFGGATGNFNAHKVAYPSIDWKEFGTNFVEKSLGLHHSFPTTQIEHYDHLAGLFDGLKRINTILIDLNRDIWTYVSTDYFKQKIKKGEVGSSAMPHKVNPIDFENSEGNLGIANAIFQHLSAKLPVSRLQRDLTDSTVLRNIGVPLAHTIIGFSSTLKGLNKLLINKEKFHEDLENNWAVVAEAIQTILRRESYPNPYEALKGLTRTNEKITKDSIANFIDTLDVSEDIKNELKVISPSNYTGI; encoded by the coding sequence ATGAATTTAAATACACTTAATGCGATTTCACCTATTGATGGTCGCTACAGAAGCAAGGTAGAAAGCCTTGCTCCTTACTTTTCAGAATATGCACTTATTAAATATAGAGTTAAAGTAGAAATTGAATATTTTATATCACTATGTGAAGTACCACTACCTCAATTAACCAAGTTTAATAAAAAATTGTATCCATCACTTCGAAAAATTTATCAAGATTTTACTGAAAAAGATGCTTTAAAAATTAAAGACATTGAAAAAATAACAAATCACGATGTAAAAGCTGTAGAATATTTTATCAAAGAAAAGTTTGATAAATTAGACTTAAAAGATTCAAAAGAATTCATCCATTTTGGATTGACTTCTCAGGATATAAACAATACAGCAATTCCAATGTCATTAAAAGATGCATTAAATGAAGTTTATTACAATCATTTAGAAAAATTAGTTCAGCGACTTGAAGAACTATCTCAAGACTGGAAAGATGTCTCTATGCTTGCTAGAACACATGGTCAACCAGCATCACCAACAAGATTAGGAAAAGAACTATATGTATTTGTAGAAAGAATTAACCAACAATTGAAAGGATTAAAAACAATCCCTCACGCATCAAAATTTGGTGGAGCAACTGGAAATTTTAATGCACATAAAGTTGCATACCCTTCAATAGACTGGAAAGAGTTCGGAACAAACTTTGTTGAAAAAAGTTTAGGATTACATCATTCATTTCCAACAACTCAAATTGAACATTACGATCATTTAGCTGGTCTTTTTGATGGATTGAAACGAATCAATACTATTTTAATTGATTTAAATAGAGATATTTGGACGTATGTTTCAACCGATTATTTTAAACAAAAAATAAAAAAAGGTGAAGTAGGATCTTCAGCTATGCCACATAAAGTAAACCCTATTGATTTTGAAAATTCTGAAGGTAATTTAGGTATTGCAAATGCTATTTTTCAACATTTATCTGCAAAGTTACCAGTTTCTAGATTACAACGTGATTTGACAGATTCAACAGTTTTACGTAATATTGGTGTTCCATTGGCACATACAATAATTGGTTTTTCTTCAACATTAAAAGGATTGAACAAACTATTAATTAATAAAGAAAAATTTCATGAAGATTTAGAAAATAATTGGGCAGTAGTAGCAGAAGCTATTCAAACTATTTTACGAAGAGAATCATATCCAAATCCATATGAAGCATTAAAAGGATTGACACGTACCAATGAAAAAATAACTAAAGATTCAATTGCTAATTTCATCGATACATTAGATGTTTCTGAGGACATTAAAAATGAATTAAAAGTTATTTCACCAAGTAATTATACTGGAATTTAA
- a CDS encoding TerC family protein gives MMEMFLQPEIWVAILTLVFLEIILGIDNIIFISIAASKLPENKQKKATNIGLILAMVLRVILLFGISYLVAMENPFWHIDLSWLKAGITGQSLIMLAGGLFLLYKSTQEIHHKVEGIENNDVKEKSEKGYSLSNAIVQITLINIVFSFDSILTAVGMTTGINKPNTDIDEALIVMVIAVVLSIVVMLLFANPVAKFVTKHPTVQMLGLSFLILIGFILISEGAHMAHLQVFGTKVGVIPKGYLYFTIAFSLAVEALNMKMRKKEII, from the coding sequence ATGATGGAAATGTTTTTACAACCCGAAATTTGGGTAGCAATTTTAACTTTGGTCTTTTTAGAAATTATTTTAGGTATTGATAATATTATTTTTATATCTATTGCAGCCAGTAAACTTCCTGAAAACAAACAAAAAAAAGCAACAAATATTGGTTTGATTTTAGCAATGGTGCTTCGTGTAATATTGCTTTTTGGTATATCATATTTAGTAGCAATGGAAAATCCGTTTTGGCATATAGATTTATCATGGCTTAAAGCAGGAATTACTGGTCAAAGTTTAATAATGCTGGCGGGTGGATTATTTTTACTTTATAAAAGCACACAAGAAATACATCATAAAGTAGAAGGAATAGAAAATAATGATGTTAAAGAAAAAAGTGAAAAAGGATATTCATTATCTAATGCTATAGTACAAATCACATTGATAAATATCGTTTTTTCATTTGACTCAATTTTAACTGCAGTTGGTATGACTACGGGAATTAACAAACCAAATACTGACATTGATGAAGCTTTAATTGTTATGGTTATTGCAGTTGTTTTATCAATTGTTGTTATGTTGTTATTTGCTAATCCTGTTGCAAAGTTTGTTACCAAACATCCAACGGTACAAATGCTTGGATTATCATTTTTAATACTTATTGGATTTATTTTAATTTCAGAAGGGGCTCATATGGCACATTTGCAAGTTTTCGGAACAAAAGTTGGAGTAATTCCTAAAGGATATTTGTATTTTACAATCGCTTTCTCATTAGCAGTTGAAGCCTTGAATATGAAAATGAGAAAAAAAGAAATAATTTAA
- a CDS encoding TonB-dependent receptor — MKTYIITLLSIGFFALGYSQNSISGQISDLENNPLLGVDIYAPELHIGTTSDVNGNYELNNLPKGEIRIVFSMVGFETVTKLIPLNSETTQLNIQLNEAVFNIDEVIISTPFNKLQSDNVMKVEFAKIKTLRQKGAPTLIEGLETIPGVSQISTGTSIGKPVIRGLSGNRVLVYTQGVRLENQQFGDEHGLGVNQSGIESVEVIKGPASLLYGSDALGGVLYFNPEKFAPSNTLKSDFSQQYFSNTQGSSSSFGLKQSYEKFKFLVRGSYDSHLDYKIPDDLRVTNTRYNEVDFNSGIGFNNKLITSELRYNYNRSEIGITEGIEAQNKHKVPNLPYQQIDNHILSLHNHIFFQNSKLDIDLGYTFNNRKEFEDEHGHDEDEDHDEDEHEEEHDEHHDVEPALDMHLKNLTYNAKYHFPKMNRFELIIGVQGLIQNNKNFGEEILIPNADIKDFGVLATSVVEWENNSLQGGIRFDNRDITTERHEIEHEHEHEDEDEHEEEDGEIHVFEAIDKKYNSFTASLGYKTELSEHITARLNVATGFRAPNLAELTSNGVHHGTNRFEIGNANLKNEQNLQTDISFEYENKHFEFYINGFYNQLNDYIFISPTGEIEDDAPVFMYTQEDAKLYGGEIGLHIHPHPLDWLHIESSFETVIGKQDSDKYLPLIPANKWNNTVRTEFDIANWLKNGFTAITITNTFKQENISDFETPSDSYTLVNLGIGGKIHLNKISFEMNVNANNLFDTSYISHLSRLKSDNINNIGRNIIVGLNFNI; from the coding sequence ATGAAAACATATATAATTACCCTATTATCAATAGGTTTTTTTGCGTTGGGCTATTCGCAAAATAGTATCTCAGGTCAAATAAGTGATCTTGAAAATAACCCACTACTTGGAGTTGATATTTATGCTCCAGAATTACATATAGGAACTACATCAGATGTTAATGGAAACTACGAACTAAATAATTTACCAAAGGGTGAAATTAGAATTGTATTTTCAATGGTAGGATTTGAAACAGTTACTAAATTAATTCCGTTAAATAGTGAAACTACTCAATTAAATATTCAATTAAATGAAGCGGTTTTTAATATTGATGAAGTTATTATTTCAACCCCATTTAATAAACTACAGTCAGACAATGTCATGAAAGTAGAATTTGCCAAAATTAAAACACTAAGACAAAAAGGGGCTCCAACATTAATTGAAGGACTAGAAACTATTCCTGGTGTATCACAAATTTCCACTGGAACTTCCATAGGAAAACCTGTCATAAGAGGATTAAGTGGAAATCGAGTTTTAGTTTACACACAAGGTGTTCGCTTAGAAAATCAGCAATTTGGTGACGAACATGGATTAGGAGTTAATCAATCAGGAATTGAAAGTGTTGAAGTGATAAAAGGTCCAGCTTCTCTTTTATATGGTTCAGATGCTTTAGGTGGAGTACTCTATTTCAATCCTGAAAAATTTGCTCCGAGTAATACTTTAAAAAGTGATTTTAGTCAGCAATATTTTTCAAACACTCAAGGTTCTAGCAGTTCATTTGGGCTAAAACAATCGTATGAAAAGTTTAAGTTTCTTGTAAGAGGTAGTTATGATTCTCATTTAGATTACAAAATACCTGATGATTTAAGAGTAACTAATACTCGATACAATGAAGTTGATTTTAATTCTGGAATAGGCTTCAATAACAAATTAATAACCAGTGAGTTGAGATATAATTACAATAGGTCTGAAATAGGTATTACTGAAGGAATTGAGGCTCAAAACAAACACAAAGTTCCTAATTTACCATATCAACAAATTGATAATCATATTTTAAGTTTACATAACCATATCTTTTTTCAAAATTCAAAACTAGACATTGATTTAGGTTACACATTTAATAACAGAAAAGAGTTTGAAGATGAACATGGACATGATGAAGATGAAGATCATGATGAAGATGAGCATGAAGAAGAACACGATGAACATCATGATGTAGAACCTGCACTCGATATGCATTTAAAAAATTTAACGTATAATGCAAAATATCATTTTCCAAAAATGAATCGATTTGAATTGATAATTGGTGTACAAGGTTTAATTCAAAATAATAAAAATTTTGGAGAAGAAATTTTAATCCCAAATGCAGATATTAAAGACTTTGGAGTTTTAGCAACTTCAGTTGTTGAATGGGAAAACAATTCATTACAAGGAGGAATACGCTTTGACAATCGAGATATCACTACTGAAAGACATGAAATTGAACACGAACATGAGCATGAGGATGAAGATGAACATGAAGAAGAAGATGGTGAAATTCATGTTTTTGAAGCTATTGACAAAAAATATAATAGTTTTACAGCTTCATTGGGATACAAAACAGAATTATCAGAACATATAACAGCACGTTTAAATGTTGCAACAGGATTTAGAGCACCAAACTTGGCTGAACTAACTTCAAATGGCGTTCATCACGGAACAAACCGTTTTGAAATTGGGAATGCTAATTTAAAAAATGAGCAAAATTTACAAACTGACATATCATTCGAATATGAAAACAAACATTTTGAGTTTTATATAAATGGATTTTATAATCAACTAAATGATTATATTTTTATTTCTCCAACTGGTGAAATTGAAGATGACGCACCAGTATTTATGTACACTCAAGAAGACGCAAAATTATATGGTGGAGAAATTGGATTACATATTCACCCACACCCTTTGGATTGGTTACATATTGAAAGTTCATTTGAAACTGTAATTGGCAAACAAGATTCTGATAAATATTTACCTTTAATTCCAGCAAATAAATGGAACAATACGGTTAGAACAGAATTTGATATTGCTAATTGGCTTAAAAACGGATTTACAGCAATAACAATAACCAATACATTTAAACAAGAGAATATTAGTGATTTCGAAACACCATCAGATAGTTATACACTTGTAAATTTAGGAATTGGAGGGAAAATTCATTTGAACAAAATATCATTTGAAATGAATGTAAATGCTAATAATTTATTTGACACTTCCTATATTTCTCATCTATCTAGATTAAAATCTGATAATATTAATAATATTGGTAGAAATATAATCGTTGGATTGAACTTTAATATTTAA
- a CDS encoding secondary thiamine-phosphate synthase enzyme YjbQ gives MKFFQKEIRLPAYSRGFHLVTSQILSQFTELQEIEVGQLQVFIKHTSASLTINENADPTVRQDFESHFNKMVPENMPYYIHTYEGSDDMPAHIKASLLSTSVQIPISKGKLNLGTWQGIYLCEHRNYGGSRKLVLTAFGS, from the coding sequence ATGAAATTTTTTCAAAAAGAAATAAGGTTACCAGCTTATAGTCGAGGTTTTCATTTGGTGACTAGTCAAATATTATCTCAATTTACAGAACTCCAAGAAATTGAGGTTGGACAATTACAAGTATTTATTAAACATACTTCTGCAAGTTTAACTATAAACGAAAATGCTGATCCAACCGTTCGTCAGGATTTTGAAAGCCATTTTAATAAAATGGTACCTGAAAATATGCCATATTATATTCATACCTATGAGGGGTCTGATGATATGCCTGCACACATCAAAGCCTCATTACTTAGTACTTCTGTTCAAATACCCATATCTAAAGGAAAGTTAAATCTTGGTACATGGCAAGGAATTTATTTATGCGAACATAGAAATTATGGAGGGAGCCGAAAATTAGTATTGACGGCTTTTGGAAGTTGA
- the lhgO gene encoding L-2-hydroxyglutarate oxidase, with protein sequence MSNKYDFIIVGGGIVGLATAYKLQLKYPKKSIAVLEKEQIIGKHQTGRNSGVIHSGIYYTPNSYKARNCKNGREQLVKFAEENEVKYETCGKIIVATTNEEVIILEEIYRKGIKNGTPDIQFLNSDQIKEKEPFIDGLKAIWVPTAGIIDYVVVSQKMMELLTNINSKSKLICSCYVESINNSELKTSKGIYSAEKIIFCTGLNSDRIAKKDAIKTDMKIVGFRGDYYELTEKAKHKINILVYPVPDPKFPFLGVHYTPMIDGRIECGPNAVFSFKREGYKTTSFSLKDSYDALTYNGTWKLFTKHWRKGLEEYKRAFSKKLFVKELQRMMPSIEMDDVVYSRAGVRAQALDKQGNLVDDFKIEEKNGHIHVLNAPSPAATSCLAIADEIINRI encoded by the coding sequence ATGTCAAATAAGTATGATTTTATAATTGTTGGAGGTGGAATAGTTGGACTTGCAACAGCATATAAACTACAATTAAAATATCCTAAAAAATCAATTGCTGTTCTTGAAAAAGAACAAATAATAGGAAAACATCAAACTGGAAGAAACTCAGGTGTAATTCATTCAGGAATTTATTATACTCCTAACTCTTATAAAGCAAGAAACTGTAAAAATGGTAGGGAACAATTAGTGAAATTTGCCGAAGAGAATGAGGTTAAATATGAAACTTGCGGTAAAATTATTGTTGCAACTACCAATGAAGAAGTAATCATTTTAGAAGAGATTTATAGAAAAGGAATTAAAAACGGCACACCTGATATCCAATTCTTAAATTCAGATCAAATAAAGGAAAAAGAGCCTTTTATTGATGGTTTAAAAGCGATTTGGGTACCAACTGCTGGAATTATTGATTATGTAGTAGTCAGTCAAAAAATGATGGAATTATTAACTAATATCAATTCAAAAAGTAAATTAATTTGTTCTTGTTATGTTGAGTCAATTAATAATTCAGAATTAAAAACTTCAAAAGGAATTTATTCTGCTGAAAAAATAATTTTTTGTACAGGTCTAAATTCGGATAGAATTGCAAAGAAAGATGCCATTAAAACAGATATGAAAATTGTTGGTTTTAGAGGCGATTATTATGAATTAACAGAAAAAGCAAAGCATAAAATAAATATACTAGTGTACCCAGTACCAGATCCAAAATTTCCTTTTTTAGGTGTTCATTATACGCCTATGATTGATGGTCGAATAGAGTGTGGTCCGAATGCAGTCTTTTCTTTTAAGCGAGAAGGTTATAAAACTACAAGTTTTAGTTTGAAGGATTCTTACGATGCATTGACATATAATGGTACTTGGAAGTTATTCACAAAACATTGGCGAAAAGGACTTGAAGAATATAAGAGAGCATTTTCTAAAAAACTATTTGTTAAAGAATTACAGCGTATGATGCCATCAATTGAAATGGATGATGTAGTTTATTCTAGAGCAGGAGTTCGTGCTCAAGCATTAGATAAGCAAGGAAATTTGGTTGATGACTTTAAGATAGAAGAAAAAAATGGTCATATACATGTATTAAATGCTCCTTCACCTGCAGCAACATCTTGTCTTGCTATTGCAGATGAAATTATAAACAGAATTTAA
- a CDS encoding MFS transporter produces the protein MLQKGDKKLINGWAFYDWANSVYSLVISTTVFPMYYEAVTNGDGGEVTFLGTEWYNTTVYTYALGLSFLIVAFLSPILSAIADYTGNKKRFMQFFCLLGSLSVMSLYFFTGKENLWIGIVFAMLASIGFWGSIVFYNAYLPEVAEPEDHDRVSAKGFMLGYLGSVLLLGFNLSMVMFPEIYGITDSTLPARISFLTVGVWWFGFAQITFSRLPNNPFKRKPEKDYIFKGYRELQLVLKEIRNQGQLKILLISFFLYSIGVQAVILLASTFGTKDLGLESQNLIITILLIQIVGIAGAFLFSRLSGKIGNIKALKITVIIWAFACLGAYLLNKEDPNVDVKFYALGGFIGLVFGAIQTLSRSTYSKLIPDETHDHATYFSFYDVTEKIAIVFGMILAGLVTSYTNSLRLFILILAVFFIAGFISLSFMKRTKYVK, from the coding sequence ATGTTACAAAAAGGCGATAAAAAATTAATAAACGGTTGGGCTTTTTATGATTGGGCAAATTCTGTTTATTCGTTAGTAATTAGTACAACTGTATTTCCAATGTATTATGAGGCAGTGACCAATGGAGATGGTGGTGAAGTAACATTTCTTGGTACAGAATGGTATAATACTACTGTATACACTTATGCTCTGGGTTTATCATTTTTGATAGTAGCGTTTTTATCACCAATCTTATCTGCAATAGCTGATTATACGGGAAATAAAAAACGGTTTATGCAGTTTTTCTGTTTATTAGGTTCCTTATCCGTAATGTCGTTGTATTTTTTTACTGGTAAAGAAAATTTATGGATTGGAATTGTTTTTGCTATGCTTGCAAGTATAGGTTTTTGGGGGAGTATCGTTTTTTATAATGCCTATTTGCCAGAAGTTGCAGAGCCCGAAGACCATGATCGGGTGAGTGCTAAAGGATTTATGCTAGGGTATTTGGGGTCAGTTTTATTATTAGGATTTAACTTGTCAATGGTAATGTTTCCAGAAATATATGGAATAACTGATTCAACTTTACCTGCAAGAATTTCATTTTTAACTGTAGGTGTTTGGTGGTTTGGTTTTGCGCAAATAACTTTTAGTAGATTGCCAAATAACCCATTTAAAAGAAAGCCTGAAAAAGATTATATTTTTAAAGGATATAGAGAACTACAATTAGTTTTAAAAGAAATAAGAAATCAAGGCCAATTAAAAATTCTTTTAATTTCATTTTTCCTATATAGTATTGGTGTACAGGCAGTAATATTATTAGCTTCAACATTTGGTACAAAAGATTTAGGCTTGGAATCTCAAAACTTAATTATTACTATTTTATTAATTCAAATTGTTGGAATTGCTGGAGCGTTTTTGTTTTCGAGATTATCAGGAAAGATAGGTAATATTAAGGCTTTGAAAATTACGGTAATAATTTGGGCTTTTGCATGTTTAGGAGCTTATTTACTCAACAAAGAAGATCCAAATGTAGATGTGAAATTCTATGCTTTAGGAGGATTTATTGGTTTGGTATTTGGTGCAATACAAACTCTTTCACGTTCAACTTATTCTAAATTAATTCCTGATGAAACACATGATCATGCAACTTATTTTAGTTTTTATGATGTTACTGAAAAAATTGCAATTGTATTTGGAATGATTCTCGCTGGATTAGTAACTTCGTATACAAATTCTTTGCGTTTGTTTATTTTGATTTTAGCAGTATTTTTTATTGCTGGATTTATTTCTCTAAGCTTTATGAAACGAACGAAGTATGTCAAATAA
- a CDS encoding M48 family metallopeptidase, with the protein MKKVTSLLVVFLFLLSCSTVPITGRKRINLVSDAQILPASFAQYEGFLKENKLSSDIKNTRSIQDVGMKISRAVDRFMRANNMISEANNYRWEFNLIEDENVNAWCMPGGKVVFYTGILPICANTDGVAAVMGHEVAHAFAKHGQERMSQGYLQQAGGLAVAIGTANKNPQAREIWNTAFGLGSQLGMLAFSRTHETEADRLGLVFMIMAGYKPEEAVNVWIRMSQRASASEAPPEFLSTHPSNQTRIKNLKDYMPTAIAYAKKFNEQAAIQQEQQQQLKNQARQ; encoded by the coding sequence ATGAAAAAAGTAACCTCACTACTTGTTGTTTTTCTATTCTTACTAAGTTGTAGTACAGTACCTATTACTGGTAGAAAAAGAATAAATTTAGTCAGTGATGCTCAAATATTGCCTGCGAGTTTTGCTCAATATGAAGGGTTTTTGAAGGAAAATAAACTATCAAGTGATATAAAAAATACACGATCAATACAAGATGTTGGTATGAAGATATCTAGAGCTGTAGATAGATTTATGAGGGCAAATAATATGATATCTGAAGCAAATAATTACCGCTGGGAATTTAATTTAATAGAAGATGAAAATGTAAATGCTTGGTGCATGCCAGGAGGAAAAGTTGTTTTTTATACAGGAATTTTACCGATTTGTGCAAATACTGACGGAGTAGCAGCAGTTATGGGACATGAGGTTGCTCATGCATTTGCAAAACATGGTCAAGAGCGTATGTCTCAAGGATATTTGCAACAAGCAGGAGGATTGGCAGTTGCAATTGGAACTGCAAATAAAAATCCACAAGCACGAGAAATATGGAATACAGCATTTGGCTTGGGATCTCAATTGGGGATGTTAGCATTCAGTAGAACACATGAAACAGAGGCTGATAGGTTAGGACTTGTTTTTATGATAATGGCAGGATATAAGCCTGAAGAAGCTGTAAATGTTTGGATTAGAATGAGTCAACGTGCAAGTGCATCAGAAGCACCACCAGAATTTTTAAGTACACATCCATCAAATCAAACAAGAATTAAAAATTTAAAAGATTATATGCCAACAGCAATCGCCTATGCTAAAAAGTTTAATGAACAAGCTGCAATACAGCAAGAGCAGCAACAACAGTTAAAAAATCAAGCAAGACAATAA